taaaaaaaaagccGGACAAGGTTCAAAAACGAACCGATGTGTGGTAACCACATGCTAACTGAGTGTCCAGAACAGCATGGCAACAGTGCAATGGCTATGTATGCATGTGGCCGCTGTGACTTGGTATGGCATTATATCACCATCTTCCAACCAGTTTACATTGTTGTTCTCTAGCTATGCACATTGGTTGATTATGTTTATCTCAGAACACTTTATCTATAATAGTTTTAACACACGAGAGCTTTCTAGATACAACTATTAAAGGAAAATACGCACATAGACACAAGGAACAATCAGTTGACCCAAAATTTGCAGTCAACAAAGAACTATGGTGCAGCACTAGCTAAATCTTGTTGGAAAAACATTGGATAATttagtcaaaatatattttcaaaattatttactagttaaaacattttcaatgaTTTATCGGCTGTGATAATTATTCCCGTTTATAATTATACAACACGTAAATTTTTGTTTGGGTAAGTATCTGCGTGAAACTGAaggtttaattatattttcgtttTACCTCAATGTTATTTCTTGTGTGCAAGCAAAAATATAAACGATGGAACAGTGTGTGTGGCAGTTTTTGGCGTGTATAATCATGGACACGCAGTTTTTGATTAGAATATAATAAGTACTATTTGCAAGGTGAATGAATAAGAGCCAGAAAAAGATTGACAGAGACAGTGAGAGAATAAGTGGAGCTAAGAGGATGGACCTGGGAGGATGTGGAGAGGGAGGAAATGTACTAAGGCAGGATGACAAGGAGGCTTGTAAACAACATGGTGAACAGGAGTGGAACattgatgatgatgttgatgataaTGATGAAGAAGAATTAACACTTCTATGCAGCTACAGTTTGATGACTGATCCACTTACACATCTATACATTCCATTATCAATGTACAGCCTAAATTTATGGACACAACAGTATGACATTTAAAGGAAATTCTCCCAAAATAGTGCATCAGTACACTAACTTCATACGATGAAGATAAACTAgttaacttaaatatattttgttttgtaaaaatattagtaAGTAGCAAATTTACTACATTaacatatacaatttttaaaaataatgatacccttatttttttgtttgctaaaATACTGAGAACTGACAAGTCAATTGTATGTTACAATGTTTCGAATTTAGACACAGACCTTGCTGTTGTACCATAATAAAGTTCTATAAAGCAGTCTAAAAATCAAACATTCCCATCCCCGTAAGGAAGTCCGAGAAATTAATTTTGTTCTCTTTTGGATTCCCAGCTACAGCcatttcaaaacttttttgaatgtaGTAGATGaaaagacaaatttaaaaaaaaaactaatactaataaaaacaaattacctTTGGATGAACTCCCATATACCAGCTGTCTTGGGAGGGTATGCCACCGAATGCACAAAATACATTGCAAATGTTACCATTATAGCATCGCTGGCCGGCATTGGTGGACTGATGCAATGCCCTTCCATTGTGGGCAAATAACAATTACCCAATGGCAAATTGTTCCAGTCGTTACCACCCAGAACTGCAATGTGGGGATGAGGCATTGAAGCTGATGCTTCAACTTCAGCAACAGAAGCAGtatcctttaaaaaatattaacagaaattgctacaaaattcttttatattcaaaacaaatatAACTGCAACATATCAGCAGACAGAGCAATTACATTTGGTGACCGCATATATGTATCATTTTACAATTAAATGAAGAGAAAAAATACTGGTAAATAAGACTTCTTCTCATTAGCTGTTCACAATAGCATTGGTATAAATATATGGCATACAACGAACTAACACATGGACTGGTACTAAAAAAATCTAGGCACATTACACCTAAAGAACACTCATAAATCAATCCTGTACAGTTTTAGCAAAGTCTCGCCCCAGATGCATAGCTGTTGTTATTCTAATCATTTCCACAATCTACTTTCAACAAATGTAATGGTCTgatgtacaaaaataaaaccacactTCAGATTAGGAGCTACAGCACACTActtacaaatgtttcaaaaaagtTAATTCTGGTTTTAATATAACTTAAAAGTTACTAACAATGAACATCTATGATGaattgtttcacttcaaaatttctagttttttaaTGTGTCATTTTACTTTTAGCAGTAATAAAAGTCTATTCatggaatgtttttaaaaatttatttttgaataatataaGTTAGATTATAATGCTGGTCTTTTACAGTTTTCACCCCAAATTAAACCTTTTTACTTCCACAAATTTGTATGTTATGTACTCATGGTACAATACAAAATGTTAAAACCAAGAGCTTCACTTTCTACATGGCAGCtttaacataattaaaaacatatgaACAGGTCTTGGGATAGAGACgggataaaaaataaaagcaattttGCTCTAAATTCACTTCTGGGAAAAGTCAGTAATCAGGACAGCAGAAAATTTATTATTCCAGAAGTCTGGATGGGTTAAAGGTCAACATAATGGAACTGTAAAATATGGCCTTCTACTGTACAGATTTTAGGTAATTTTTCAATTAGGTTTAGATTTTAGTGCATCATATAACACCCACAAGAAAGGTAAACATACTGGCATGCAATGTTGGCTATTTATGCAATAAAATTTGACTTTCGgatatcaattaaattgatagTGCAACCTCATCTACGGAGTCTGCACTTCAGTTTACTTTAATTGACATCAATACAAGTAACAcaaaaggagaaaaaaatgttCTAATTAGGATATGTTTCGTGCTGTTGTGcaataacatattttgaaaatggTTTGATTCATTAGAGCAATGAAATGTAACTTAAcattagtattttaaaaatatattgtaagatGTTTGAGCTGGAACATGCAAAAATAGGCATTGCGCTTTGGTGTATTTAatggttaaagttttttttttaatgacgtgTGCATATGAAGAACAGAAATGTTTAAATATAGCTTACATTTTTAGCCAATTTTCCGATCTTATTAAGTTTtaattgtaaaattacagattaacACGGCTGTTTATGAATGAAAAATCTACTAAAAAACACATCAAGTAACTTTTTTGTACTAATAAAAATCAATGTATTCGATAAGTGGAACATGTTGGTTAAACAGCCATACATGTGCATTTCTGGTTTGAGCTACGGTAGGCCTACATttgctgatttaaaaaaaatccttacaaaAAGAATAACTGAATTATTTTCACATACAAGCATACAAAATGTAAGGGTTGAAGCTTCATccaataaaaacattaaagtacTTAAAATCAGCATTTACTTGGTTAGCACTTTTTTTTGCAAAAGTGACCTGAGATGGCCAAGTCAGTATGTACTAGAAGACTAAGGCTAACTGGTTTCAACAGGTGCTATCATATCTCATTTATTCAGtatctattttaatataaaaaattcaatagtaAACAGTGAAGGTTGGCGTTGCATTTGAAACACTCAAAAATTGCTTCTGTTACCTAGAACCATATTATTGTGCAAGTATCGccataaactttttaaatttgttatttctaTCAAATATGGCATTAATGTAAATACCCTATATTTGGGCATGTACATGTTGTTGgaaacttcattttaaaatcaacaaaaaataatgtttttgataGATACTACATTGTATCTAATACAGCGCATAGTAATTTATGCTTTTGTTTTATGGGAAAGTTTTGTATCTGCAGCTCCGTTTTTCCTGCGGAAATAGGAAATTATTATGGatgcaaacaaacaaaaacttcACTAACAGGTATCTGTGCCACGCAAcatcagtttatttttaattcaggCTGATTACATTGActaacatgttcaaaattaagtGTATTTGTACTTTAAGTGTATTGGAACATAATCAAATTTCCTTACTACTCACTCGGAAAATGGAAAAATGCTTTCAAAAGAATTTGTAGCAGTCCATGACAGTACATCATATGTTATACCTACTTAAAACGTGAGTTTAATATTAACATCAGCGAAGTTACGCTAGAGCCATGTgtacagaatttttaaaaatcaacatgAATTAGAAGgtttttgtgtaattattcagacatgttagaacacaaaaaaggAAAgttatgaatgtaaatatttatttcttcagTTCAACATTTGTTATgccttaaaaaatttcttataaaaatgtgaaaaattgtCCTTAACTATGCGGATACTAGGGCATTCACCTTTAAGAAGTCTCGGTTCTGTATAGTTATTGCACAGAAATTTACATTGGTATGTGCattgttaaatatttgaaatGGTAGGTGATATTTCAATATTATTGGTTATGCAGTACAATTATTTCTACAGAAACTTCAATTATACAGCTAAAATTTTTCCTTTATGGAATTTCTATTCCATGTAGTAGGCACTATAATTATGTatgttgtatgtgtgtgtgtgtacatacacatacatacaccgGGGCATACACACACGTATATAAAAGTTTAACAAAGTACACAGCCCGAAATTTACTCAGTATGTTCCCACTCAAAGTTAACCAGACTGACAAATTTGCATGTTCAGCTCTAACTAAACTTGATGCTAAAATTGGTACCTAATCAACCATCACTGCAAATTTATTAACATGAAGTAATTTATGTGCTGGGCTTACTAcagattatttaaaaaagaaaataaacaattttaggCTACACTATCATTTACATACAATATAATAGAGTACCTCATACATCACAAATATTTCTTCTCGTTCCTGCCTCCACATGTGAATGAGGATATCAATAATGAAAATAAGCATTTGGTCTGAAGAGAAATTGTTTCTGTCAATAAAGACAAGCCTGTCGCGTATGTATGTCTTCTCGTCAGACAATTTCTTCGACTCCACATTAACCTTGgaggttaaaaattttttcaataatggcAGTAGGGTCTGGTAAGCTTCATTAGCCACCTCAAGCAATGAAATTCCCATGAGTTTTTTAAAGTGATCCACTAGATATTCTTTCTGTAAAAAAACAATACAacataatgaaaacaattttatacacaaaataaaattggttacaaattaaagtaattaaaaccTAGTTTCACACTAGACATGTGCAAAGCTCCAATACTTTTACAGTAAGAAAAGTttaattaagatttaaaattgttttgaattcAATTAAAACTAACTTAAATTCAAAGCTGAAGGGAATTGGTGCATGTAAGCATTAGGTATTTTCCTAAATTTTTTGGTATATAAAATATGGGTATTTCTGGGTAGAGCTACGGTAGGCTTACaattgagaatttaaaaaaaatcattataacaaagtataactgaattatttttacatacaagCTGAAACCCAGTAGATCCATATTTGCACAATAAGTTATTATTCAATTCACTCACTAAATTGCATTACAAAATGACCAGAAATGCCTATTACACACACTTGATTTCAATTTCATTGCAGTTTTTAATCACAACAGTAATCCTTGCAAACACTTGCTCATACCTATTTCTGCATGGCAAACATAACTGAAACCCCAGAAATGTTACATCTTCCTTATGTTATTTACTGGCCTTATTGAACAAATTTGTGTAactaaagataaaacaaaatatgttagCTCAATTTACGTGCATTTTttcataaatacagaaaaaatacctACCTCAAAAAGAAATGGCCAGTGTTCACGCACAGTGTCCAACTGTTTGTTCAAGATTGATGGGCGCTGTGTGGCATACGTCACACTCATGTACCTTTTAATTTGTTCATTATTGCGATCTTCTGGTACCTTCTGAAACTCCTCTACCAGCCACATTCTTTTTTCGTCTTGAGTTGCAGGGGTCTCGTTTTCTGGCAATTCCTTTGGGAGAAAATTGACACACCCATAGCtgtccttttttgttatcagtttCTTTTTGTTTTCCACACAGTCACCATCGTCGTCCTCGCCATCATCATAATGCAGCGATCTTTTCACTCCTCTGTTCATATTTTTCATCCGCTCTTCAAGCTTTCGTTGCAACAAGTGGTGACCATCACCAAGTAAAGTGCCATCTTCTAGCTTTAGCCCAAATGTGCTGGGATATTTCCCTACCAGCTCTTTGGCAAGGCTCTCAAAAAATCTAGAGCCTGGATGTGTGTCAAGTGCATGTACTTCATTACAGATTATTCTAACTACTTCATTCAAGACATTAGGTCTAGACAATGTCCTGTTTTGTTGCATACTTCTGGTAACATGTGGGGGAAACTTGTTGTAAGGAATTATGAAActctgtagattttttttatttcctgagCTTTTTGTAAGTGGGTGGAACAAAATGTTCTTGGGCGTACTTTTGTAACTAGAAGATGTTTCTGTCTCTGGAGTAGAGCACACTGCCACTACTGACAGCTCTGGAGTCAAATTGTGTGAGACCCTGGTCTGTATAGCTCGGTCAATTTTCAAAGCAGCAACTAGTTTCAAGGGCGGAACTAGATGTTTTTCAAAGCTTATGTATTGCAGGTCATCCAAGCACTGGACTCCAATTTCCTCCAGCTTTTCTGAAATTGCATCATCATAGGCGCCTGGAACTGTctcttgtataaaattaattacttcctCCATCTGCAAATCACAAATACATAGTAACACCTGAGTAATATACTACAGTGCATATAGTATATATTGGGCATATAAAAAATTTAGGTAACTTAGGGGATCTCCCTACAATGGAAGAACATCAATGGTGTATGTGAAGTGCACAATTAATAGCAGATAAAATAACACTGCCAAACCATGTCCTGCAATACACTTCACGTACACATAGGAATACCCCTAGGCCTTTAAATGTAcctatatataaacataaatcaTGCAAATGGTAAGAAAGCAGCAGTTATGTTAATATACCAAAACAAGTTAGTGATGTAAGAGCACTCAAGCAAGATCCCTAACCTGCATATACAATAAAATCCTTTTAAGAAATTTCagacatattaaaaattttaccagGACATCTGGTACATTTGTTATTTTGAACGTAttacttgtaaataatttttactaggAACTCTTGGAGAGAGTTTCACTGTATTTGTGTACACACACAAACTTATTTATGAATTCACCTAATGCtacatttaagttaaataaaccTTACACAAAGTTGTGACCCATTACAACAAAGAAAACTGTATTTTATCTTAACCGTGCGTCATGGAAGTGGCACTTGCGAGTATATTGTGCAGTTTTGAAGTGGATGTGTATTAAATGTACTAAGTTTACTCTCTTGTGCACATGCAGAGGCAGATGCAtactgtataattattttatctttatgTTGCTGCCAACATATGGTCATGCTGATGGTGGTctcgtgttatttatttatttatttatacagttGCTACGAGTAGTTATTGGTTTAATTCAAAAGTTCACACTTTAgagttaacagaaaaaaatatttcatgcttaACTCACCGGAAATTAGCTGGTCAGGTGCTTTAGTACAATAACAGGATAACCAAGATTTTCATAAATTGGGTATGGCTCATGATCTTGCAGACTGTTGATCGAGACACAAATAATGTTCCCTGATTTCTTTAGCTTATGTACACCAAAAGATTCCTGGTTTTCTGCTTCAGCTTGTTCTCCAATGATTAACAGTTCTGATTCTGATCCAGTCACTTGCAGAAACATATTCACAATGACAGTGTTCAAATCCAAATAAGAAGTTAAAACAagaacatcatttgatttatatAGAGTTCCCTTGTGCATGCAAGAAGTGCCAACAGAAATATTTCTTCTGTCTAATTGTAATTCCTCAATTACGTGGTTCACAACAGAACTAAAAAAGAGTGGATTGTAACTAGACCCATTACTGATTACAGTGCTACAATTAAATAAGCCaacttctgcatgtgctgcttgCAACAACTGGTGTTTGATACTTAGAGTTTTAGTCACGTTTTTGGTGTTGCTGGATGCTGACTGACACCTTTTGAAGTACCTGTGCTTGGATTCAAACCTCATCGTGCAAATGTTGGAAAGTGGACCGTACATCACCATCATCCTCGGATAATGTAACATGTAATGATGTTTAGGCCTCAGAGGTACATCAGGGTAAATATTTCTTCGAATATGCACATACTCTGTAACAGACTCCAACAAAATTCctattatctgaaaatttaccCTTGGAGATGATATTATTTGACAGATATGTAGGAGGAGTAGGAATAGTCTCCATGATGGATTAGAGTGGTCTAGTATTTGTTTCCCAATGAGAAGTGGCAGCATGCGAATAAATGTCCATGTCTGAGCAGCATGTCCTCCTAACCTACCAGAAAATGAAATGTGGCATGGTTTGTTGTTTGAATCATGATTCTTATACTTGAACTTTTCTATTTTTCTGTTCAAATTTTCACATGAAATCCATCCTTCAGTTTCAAAAGACTGCAAAATCAGTGGAACATCATACTGTGCTATACCTTCGAAAACGTCGTGTCCAATACAAGGGGGTAAATGGTCAACAACATGAAAATATTCAAGATCATTGAATAATGAATTCATCTTTAAGCCCTCAAAACTGATCAAATTATTTGCTGTAGCAGTGTGTAAAGCCAATTCATATGATTCTTTGGTTCTTACAGCATCGTACAGTTTTCCATTGTGGAAATCTTCTCTCGAAATGCAACAATAGCGACAAAAGTACTGACATGAGCTGAAATTTTCAACAAAGCCTCCAATGCAATGGCTGCCAAGGTTGTCTCCAGCAATAAATACTACGGAACCTTTCACTTTCTTTTCCCTAACATCAATCCCATTCATTTCAAGAGATTTTAATTCTTTGACCAATCGCTGAAAAATAACTCTCTGACCAAAATACTTAAAATCTTTTGATTTACATAGCAAAACAAGTTGTATTGCATCTACATTCGCTCTGCTCCATGGATGCAAGTTTGCTAATGTGTAATACACAGCAAGCATCTTCAATTCTTTCCTACTTGAACCAAGAGGGTTTGCAACCAGAAATTCATCTTGGAAAAGAATGACTTGCAGCGCTTCTGAATCGACAGAAAAAATAGGATGTGTTACTAGTACCTTTCCATCTCTAATGTCTGTCAGCTCGAACTTACttggaatattataatttttaatgttctcCACATACTGCAAAAAAACAGATTCGTCAGCCATAAATGCTTGCAGTGAATCCAATATGGGTACATAATGCATATGACAttctttattacatttatttaagcCTAATCGCACAGCAACaggttttacaaatttacaattctcTTCATAATATTTCCTTCTGGAATATGTACTTCTTAGCGGACTTTTCTTCTCCAGTGACAGTGCTTCAAGAATACCATGTTTTTCTTCAAATACATCTTGCATTATTTGCCTCAAAGTGGATTCTTCAACAATGCCTGATAGCTTACTCATTAAGTTCGCTCTTACAGCTTCAAGTGTATAGTTGGAAATAGATGTAAACTTCTGAAGAATTAACTGAATAGTGTGTTCAGACAAATGGTACTTGGAAAGGAGAGTGAGTAAAAAGTAGGCAACACTCTGGGTGATTGAAGCACATGAATTGGTTAGCTCCATTTCAACACAGTTTGTTTGCACTATTTCAACACATCTTTGAGAGGGCTGTTCTGAAATTCTATTAGCAATACTGTTCTGACACACCTCATTTTGATTACTCTCCGCCTCTTTTTCTGTGAAATGAGGTCTAAGTAAATTTGTCTTGAACGAATTATGGGCCCTTGACAAATGGGCAGTGAATGATGACAAAAGTGAATAATACTTGTCACAGCCATTATGTGGACACTTCACTCTAACATCTCTACTGGACTGCAAGTGCTTTTTCAGGTGGCTAATGATACCTTCAACACTTTTATATTCATCAGAACATGATTGGCAAGTAAATTTTTCACAAACGATACTGGTTTCTGCAATAGGAACTTGAGTGCATGTCTTATGATCTCTTGATAAGTGAGTGAGGAATGAGCTATGACAACTGAACTGTCGACGGCAGGATACTTTGCCACACACAAATCTAGATTTAATCCCAGATACGTGGAAAACTGAGCAATGTCTGCTGTACAGCACAggatattttgttacaaaatcaCATTGTTTCTCCTTACAGTGAAAAGTTACTTCCATTTTCTTTACCACTCTTCAATCATCtgtaagggaaaaaaatgttttgttttattcacTGGACGagcaaaatttatttcttatattaaaCAActcatttaaaagttaatattctCTGTGTAGGCCCTATCCTAAAACAGGCTAATAAACAAATTCATACGTAAAGCAAATGACACATTATCCCatcaaatatacttacggtgtctgctaattattatgctaaccaaaattaattgaaatgttaactcagtaactagcgaaaaccagacacgatttattttgtaaaactaggtcacttagtatgtaaaataaatttaaaactatgcttctcaattcattgtgttctcaaagttaattaaaacaaaagtcttacaagaaaaagcaaacggccaaaacattacgcaattgtagctctccgcgcgaaagctatctcaatGTTGATGAAGctggagccagtctagcccttatcattctccggtttccgtacctaaaacttgccatttagcgctggatttacatttaagtaaacatggagcttgttatgttatatttactgctttaacttcatgtcagtcgtttaggaaacacatGACTAcgaacgttaatggcatttaaaaaatgcttgtgtatgtgtggctttatattttaatgcacctttaatcgattatttattataaatgtaaatacaatttacattgtacttccactttagaatgcatattataactttcaaaacctcatatatattatatgatttgtttaa
This DNA window, taken from Bacillus rossius redtenbacheri isolate Brsri chromosome 3, Brsri_v3, whole genome shotgun sequence, encodes the following:
- the LOC134531228 gene encoding uncharacterized protein LOC134531228, whose amino-acid sequence is MEEVINFIQETVPGAYDDAISEKLEEIGVQCLDDLQYISFEKHLVPPLKLVAALKIDRAIQTRVSHNLTPELSVVAVCSTPETETSSSYKSTPKNILFHPLTKSSGNKKNLQSFIIPYNKFPPHVTRSMQQNRTLSRPNVLNEVVRIICNEVHALDTHPGSRFFESLAKELVGKYPSTFGLKLEDGTLLGDGHHLLQRKLEERMKNMNRGVKRSLHYDDGEDDDGDCVENKKKLITKKDSYGCVNFLPKELPENETPATQDEKRMWLVEEFQKVPEDRNNEQIKRYMSVTYATQRPSILNKQLDTVREHWPFLFEKEYLVDHFKKLMGISLLEVANEAYQTLLPLLKKFLTSKVNVESKKLSDEKTYIRDRLVFIDRNNFSSDQMLIFIIDILIHMWRQEREEIFVMYEDTASVAEVEASASMPHPHIAVLGGNDWNNLPLGNCYLPTMEGHCISPPMPASDAIMVTFAMYFVHSVAYPPKTAGIWEFIQRLVFHINGEGSKVKRVKRQPAAVHTRVASLIEALTHFKEMWRL